The Scyliorhinus canicula chromosome 17, sScyCan1.1, whole genome shotgun sequence DNA window CTTTTTTGTGCCTCCCTGTTGCATAAAAGTTGAAAACTGACAGCAGAGGATTGGAGACAGGCTCCACACTTCAAAAGCCAATTCAGTTTGTGTTTAAAGTTCTCAGGGCTGGGAGCAGATCCAGCAGCAGTGCAACAAAGACTCCGTGCCATTGAAGAGAAAATTGAAGAACGACAGCGACTTCTGTCACTGCCTCAGAGGTTTGCAGGAAGTAAACAGCtgaacaggagggagatggagattgAAAATGCCATGTTCCAGGGAACTGACCGTTATACCTTTTTGAAAGCTCTTTATTACCAAGGTATAGCTTTTTGTTGTTAACTATGTTTAGTTTTTCTCCCTCTCTTGCTTTCATTGAATCATTCCCTAGACAAGAAAGGAAAGATGCAACCTGTTCCCAAGCTTCTGCTCGGGGAGATAAGTAAGAATAGCCTAGTATGACTTCCTTGTAATTTGTTTTTCCTTGAAGTGAAGGAAATGGTTGGCTTCTTAATGATATGGGTGAAGTGTGGAATTTGCCATGTGGGAGATCTTATGTGCTAACTCGTGTCTTAGTAAACTGTAGAGCAGGGATTTGGAGCAGTAGAGACAAAGACCCAATATTATCATCTTTAGTTACACAGATAATTTGAATACCTTGCTTCAGTTTGGAGATCAGAAAACTGAGTCAGTCAATGTTCTTTGACTCGTCAGTTTTGTGGTCAAATTAATGATTTCTTGTCCatgctttattttaaaaaagtactaACAAAGACCTGTTCTATGAATTTGTATGTTTCTGTGATTCTGCTTTGTAATATTATTGTTCTGTACCCTTGCAGAATATTTGTGACAAATAACTGGCAAATTCCAGAGTAGTGGACACAGAACATGGTACTGTATGACCTGTGCCAGTCATCGTCTGAATGCTGTCGGTTAATTGTATTTTTTGTTTGTAAGTTTTCTTGTTTTCTCCCAATTTTTGCTCCCTGAAATTTCCTCAACATCGCGCACCTGCCCCAGCTAAAAGCACGGCCTGGAGACCTGATCCAAGTGCTCTGCCAAATTCAATCCATGACTGGATGTGTGCAGGACTGACTCCTGATTTCTTCTTCCTTCCTTCtactttcacgacagcagcatTCAGATTTGAAATCCACCATCTTGGGAATTTAGGGCATAAACCTATGTCCCACATTTTATAGCACAGTACACTGCGACTCTAAATCATTTGGTTGCTTGTTTTTAATTTCCTCATGGCATGCTCCTATCTCAGTTAGGATGTGAACAGAGGTGAGGCGTAACTCCAGCAGGAGGAAAAGCAAATTGGAGCGTCAGTCACAGGTGTAATTCTCAACTGCTGGTTTTAGAATGGCTTGGGCAGAGACCTTAGAACAGGTTGACTGGCCAAACTCCTGATTGGGGAGTGGTGTAAAGAACTGAAATTAATGGCCAAAATAGCTTGCAAAATGGTGTTGGAAGAATTGCCTGGTTGGCTGTTCCTCAAACAGGCCAGATAGTGTTAGCTTCTGATGACTTCCTCACCTTCAACCATCTTTCCTCACCTCCATCTTCCAGCTCATTATTGTTTTGCTGTCCTACTGAATACTGCTCCTTTTAGATTCCCTGTCCAATTGTGTGCAATTGATATTAAAGCAAAAACTCCATTGGCCGAGTTGTGTGGGTCCTGACTCAACCATAAGAAAAGGTTAAGGGAATTTCACCCACCATTTTTGTGGTGTGACTCGACTTTACCTAGCATCTGACTAGATTTTGAACTCCCCTAGTGTTTTTGACAACACAAACTTACTTAAATTTGGAACATTTATCACCCTTTTGAGCATCTGTTTTTTTCTTTTAGATTTATCCAATTGTTGTTATTTTAGCACTTCATATTTTCAAAAGTGGAGAAATATATTTATGAATTATGCATGTTTGCCAGTGCAGTATAATGTATTTTTATTAACCTCAATGTGTTAACATACATGCAGAAATTTAAAACTTTTACTTGTCTTTATGAACATATTCCTTTGCCACTGTCAATTTCACCTGAATGCAGCAAAGTAATTAGAAGCTATTTAGTCACTCAACCAACGTGCTAAATGAGTTGTGGTACATAGAATTGAATTGAAACTATCTACTTTTACTGGTGttttattgaattccatttcTTGTTGAAAGCCGTGCAAATATGTGGCACCACAGTAGTTGGATTCTCAGGTTTCCTTGGGGTTTCAGCTGCATTGAGGGGAGGGAGAATCATCCGTGGGCTCGGGCCATATACTTTTTTCCCTTTTAGAACTCTTGGATATTGGGGTGTCTTGGAATAGATCGAAACATCTCAGTCCCAAGGGGATAGGGAGGTGGCGGCAAAGGAATGGTTAAAATGTCCTGATCCAAGTACCCGCTTTAACATCATTTAGTTGTGCTTTTCTCTGGTTTTGCCGTATGTAAATGTAACTCGTTTTGTTTTCACTTTAGATGAAAAGTCTGTAAAAGACCAGAATGACCCTATCAATCAATTAGAAATGATGTTACTAAAATTCAAAAATGATTCCGTCGGAATGGGAGACACTCCAAAACCCATAACGGGACCTTCTCTGGAAATACCTTCCACAGCAACAAGTGAAGAAAGTACCTTTAAGGAAATGACTGGTCTCTTTATTCAACCACAAAGTCAGCAAATCTGTGCTGCAAATCTATATGAAAATCAGAACACCAAGGGGCTTTCTGTAAATGTTCCTATCCGAACCCTACCCAGCACTGGCACTCATGGTCCTCAGAAAATTACCCAGCAAGTGGAACCTGTTCCCAAAGAAGAGATTTGGAAGAACAAGCTTTCACAGGAGGAAATACGAATGATTCCCAGATTTTCAAACTATAAACCTGGACAACCAAGCAGGGTATGATTAAGTATTATTCATTAGCTAGAAAAGTATTATTAATGAATGTGACTTCCATGAGGAATTAAAATGTTCTTATTTTCAGGAATTTAACATCCATGATGAAGTGAAACCTTAAGG harbors:
- the rbm41 gene encoding RNA-binding protein 41, producing the protein MRRVNSRICGDDDVEPEELETEGERQLQNLLKHQLDTTVTLEECIAKKKCFAPSALYKPFGEQAAGVLSLSQFQTLQDGEGEIAALRELGLTDREIQLWRDRESLVKFSGLGADPAAVQQRLRAIEEKIEERQRLLSLPQRFAGSKQLNRREMEIENAMFQGTDRYTFLKALYYQDEKSVKDQNDPINQLEMMLLKFKNDSVGMGDTPKPITGPSLEIPSTATSEESTFKEMTGLFIQPQSQQICAANLYENQNTKGLSVNVPIRTLPSTGTHGPQKITQQVEPVPKEEIWKNKLSQEEIRMIPRFSNYKPGQPSRVLYLKNLNPKATLEDLFSLFVSFQQKDGPQLLFRLLTGRMKGQAFITFPSVEMAMEALNMVNGYNLMGKPIIIEYGQNRLDH